From a single Columba livia isolate bColLiv1 breed racing homer chromosome 15, bColLiv1.pat.W.v2, whole genome shotgun sequence genomic region:
- the LOC102094726 gene encoding mitochondrial Rho GTPase 2 isoform X2 — protein sequence MKRDVRILLLGEAQVGKTSLIMALVGEEFPEEVPPRAEEITIPADVTPEKVPTHIVDYSESEQTEDELQEEIAKANVVCVVYDVTKEATIEKIRTKWIPMVNGGVEKGSRIPIILVGNKSDLQVGSSMDVILPIMNQFSEIETCVECSAKNLKNISELFYYAQKAVLHPTAPLYDPEEKQLKPACAQALTRIFNLSDQDNNQILSDDELNYFQKSCFGNPLAPQALEDVKMVVWKNTTDGVQDNGLTLNGFLFLNTLFIQRGRHETTWTILRRFGYDDELELTDDYLYPQFRLPPGCSTELNHLGYQFLQRLFEKHDKDQDGALSPAELQNFFSVFPCMPWGPELYNTVCTTDKGLLSLHGFLCQWTLVAYLDVRHCLECLGYMGYPILSEQDSQTQALTVTREKRIDLEKGQTQRNVFLCKVLGARGAGKSAFLQAFLGRSLAAQRENPGVPSLYAINTVHVSGQEKYLILYEVSADTKFMKPSDAACDVACFIYDPSDPRSFSYCASIYKQHYMDSQIPCVFVASKTDLPEASQQPALSPTEFCYKHCLPPPFLFSCHSQGLPSTTVYTKLATAATFPHLNAVELGAASFWLRVALGTAVTALVGFTLYRVLAKNN from the exons ATGAAGCGGGACGTGCGgatcctgctgctgggggagg CCCAGGTGGGGAAGACATCGCTGATCATGGCTCTGGTGGGCGAGGAGTTCCCAGAAGAG GTGCCCCCTCGCGCGGAGGAGATCACAATCCCGGCTGATGTCACCCCCGAGAAGGTTCCCACACACATAGTGGACTACTCAG AGTCAGAGCAGACGGAGgatgagctgcaggaggagatcGCTAAG GCCAACGTGGTCTGTGTGGTGTATGATGTCACCAAGGAGGCCACCATCGAGAAG ATTCGCACAAAGTGGATCCCCATGGTGAACGGGGGAGTTGAAAAGGGCTCCAG gATCCCCATTATTTTGGTGGGAAACAAGTCTGATCTGCAGGTGGGGAGCTCCATGGATGTCATCTTGCCCATCATGAACCAGTTCTCGGAGATTGAGACCTGCGTAGAG TGCTCTGCCAAGAACCTCAAGAACATCTCTGAGCTCTTCTACTAtgcccagaaagctgtgctgcacCCCACCGCCCCCCTCTATGACCCAGAGGAGAAGCAG CTGAAACCTGCATGTGCGCAAGCGCTGACACGGATTTTCAACCTCTCGGACCAAGATAACAACCAAATCCTTAGTGATGATGAACTCAACTACTTCCAG AAATCCTGTTTTGGAAACCCGCTGGCTCCCCAGGCCCTGGAGGACGTGAAGATGGTTGTGTGGAAGAACACCACAGATGGGGTGCAGGACAACGGCCTGACGTTGAACG GCTTCCTCTTCCTCAACACGCTCTTCATCCAGAGGGGCCGGCATGAAACCACCTGGACGATCCTTCGCCGTTTTGGGTACGACGACGAGTTGGAGCTGACGGATGACTATCTCTACCCACA GTTCCGCCTGCCCCCTGGCTGCTCCACGGAGCTCAACCACCTGGGTTACCAGTTCCTGCAGCGGCTGTTTGAGAAGCACGACAAG GACCAAGATGGAGCCCTCTcgcctgcagagctgcagaactTCTTCAGTGTCTTCCCCTGCATGCCCTGGGGCCCCGAGCTCTACAACACGGTATGCACCACTGATAAAGGCCTGCTTTCCCTGCATGGATTCCTCTGCCAGTGGAC GCTCGTGGCTTACCTGGATGTGCGGCACTGCCTGGAGTGCCTGGGCTACATGGGCTACCCCATCCTCTCGGAGCAGGACTCTCAGACGCAAGCCCTCACGG TGACCCGGGAGAAGAGGATCGACCTGGAGAAAGGCCAGACCCAGAGAAATGTCTTCCTCTGCAAGGTGCTGGGAGCCAGGGGCGCAGGCAAGTCTGCCTTCCTGCAGGCCTTCCTCGGCAGGAGCCTGGCG GCCCAGAGGGAGAACCCAGGAGTGCCATCCCTTTACGCGATCAACACGGTGCACGTCAGTGGCCAGGAGAAGTACCTTATA ctgtATGAGGTCAGCGCCGACACAAAGTTCATGAAGCCATCAGACGCAGCCTGTGATGTTGCCTGCTTCATCTATGACCCGAGCGACCCCAGGTCCTTCAGCTACTGTGCCAGTATTTATAAG CAACACTACATGGACAGCCAGATCCCCTGCGTCTTCGTGGCCTCCAAGACAGACCTGCCAGAAGCCAGTCAGCAGCCTGCGCTCTCCCCCACCGAGTTTTGCTACAAGCACTGCCTCCCACCacccttcctcttctcctgccaCAGCCAGGGGCTGCCCAGCACTACTGTCTACACCAAACTGGCCACTGCCGCCACCTTCCC CCACTTGAATGCTGTGGAGCTGGGAGCCGCATCCTTCTGGCTCCgggtggctctggggacagcagtgaCTGCTCTGGTAGGGTTCACGCTGTACCGCGTGCTAGCCAAGAACAACTGA
- the LOC102094726 gene encoding mitochondrial Rho GTPase 2 isoform X6 → MSCRRRSLRIPIILVGNKSDLQVGSSMDVILPIMNQFSEIETCVECSAKNLKNISELFYYAQKAVLHPTAPLYDPEEKQLKPACAQALTRIFNLSDQDNNQILSDDELNYFQKSCFGNPLAPQALEDVKMVVWKNTTDGVQDNGLTLNGFLFLNTLFIQRGRHETTWTILRRFGYDDELELTDDYLYPQFRLPPGCSTELNHLGYQFLQRLFEKHDKDQDGALSPAELQNFFSVFPCMPWGPELYNTVCTTDKGLLSLHGFLCQWTLVAYLDVRHCLECLGYMGYPILSEQDSQTQALTVTREKRIDLEKGQTQRNVFLCKVLGARGAGKSAFLQAFLGRSLAAQRENPGVPSLYAINTVHVSGQEKYLILYEVSADTKFMKPSDAACDVACFIYDPSDPRSFSYCASIYKQHYMDSQIPCVFVASKTDLPEASQQPALSPTEFCYKHCLPPPFLFSCHSQGLPSTTVYTKLATAATFPHLNAVELGAASFWLRVALGTAVTALVGFTLYRVLAKNN, encoded by the exons atgagctgcaggaggagatcGCTAAG gATCCCCATTATTTTGGTGGGAAACAAGTCTGATCTGCAGGTGGGGAGCTCCATGGATGTCATCTTGCCCATCATGAACCAGTTCTCGGAGATTGAGACCTGCGTAGAG TGCTCTGCCAAGAACCTCAAGAACATCTCTGAGCTCTTCTACTAtgcccagaaagctgtgctgcacCCCACCGCCCCCCTCTATGACCCAGAGGAGAAGCAG CTGAAACCTGCATGTGCGCAAGCGCTGACACGGATTTTCAACCTCTCGGACCAAGATAACAACCAAATCCTTAGTGATGATGAACTCAACTACTTCCAG AAATCCTGTTTTGGAAACCCGCTGGCTCCCCAGGCCCTGGAGGACGTGAAGATGGTTGTGTGGAAGAACACCACAGATGGGGTGCAGGACAACGGCCTGACGTTGAACG GCTTCCTCTTCCTCAACACGCTCTTCATCCAGAGGGGCCGGCATGAAACCACCTGGACGATCCTTCGCCGTTTTGGGTACGACGACGAGTTGGAGCTGACGGATGACTATCTCTACCCACA GTTCCGCCTGCCCCCTGGCTGCTCCACGGAGCTCAACCACCTGGGTTACCAGTTCCTGCAGCGGCTGTTTGAGAAGCACGACAAG GACCAAGATGGAGCCCTCTcgcctgcagagctgcagaactTCTTCAGTGTCTTCCCCTGCATGCCCTGGGGCCCCGAGCTCTACAACACGGTATGCACCACTGATAAAGGCCTGCTTTCCCTGCATGGATTCCTCTGCCAGTGGAC GCTCGTGGCTTACCTGGATGTGCGGCACTGCCTGGAGTGCCTGGGCTACATGGGCTACCCCATCCTCTCGGAGCAGGACTCTCAGACGCAAGCCCTCACGG TGACCCGGGAGAAGAGGATCGACCTGGAGAAAGGCCAGACCCAGAGAAATGTCTTCCTCTGCAAGGTGCTGGGAGCCAGGGGCGCAGGCAAGTCTGCCTTCCTGCAGGCCTTCCTCGGCAGGAGCCTGGCG GCCCAGAGGGAGAACCCAGGAGTGCCATCCCTTTACGCGATCAACACGGTGCACGTCAGTGGCCAGGAGAAGTACCTTATA ctgtATGAGGTCAGCGCCGACACAAAGTTCATGAAGCCATCAGACGCAGCCTGTGATGTTGCCTGCTTCATCTATGACCCGAGCGACCCCAGGTCCTTCAGCTACTGTGCCAGTATTTATAAG CAACACTACATGGACAGCCAGATCCCCTGCGTCTTCGTGGCCTCCAAGACAGACCTGCCAGAAGCCAGTCAGCAGCCTGCGCTCTCCCCCACCGAGTTTTGCTACAAGCACTGCCTCCCACCacccttcctcttctcctgccaCAGCCAGGGGCTGCCCAGCACTACTGTCTACACCAAACTGGCCACTGCCGCCACCTTCCC CCACTTGAATGCTGTGGAGCTGGGAGCCGCATCCTTCTGGCTCCgggtggctctggggacagcagtgaCTGCTCTGGTAGGGTTCACGCTGTACCGCGTGCTAGCCAAGAACAACTGA
- the LOC102094726 gene encoding mitochondrial Rho GTPase 2 isoform X5 — MALVGEEFPEEVPPRAEEITIPADVTPEKVPTHIVDYSESEQTEDELQEEIAKIRTKWIPMVNGGVEKGSRIPIILVGNKSDLQVGSSMDVILPIMNQFSEIETCVECSAKNLKNISELFYYAQKAVLHPTAPLYDPEEKQLKPACAQALTRIFNLSDQDNNQILSDDELNYFQKSCFGNPLAPQALEDVKMVVWKNTTDGVQDNGLTLNGFLFLNTLFIQRGRHETTWTILRRFGYDDELELTDDYLYPQFRLPPGCSTELNHLGYQFLQRLFEKHDKDQDGALSPAELQNFFSVFPCMPWGPELYNTVCTTDKGLLSLHGFLCQWTLVAYLDVRHCLECLGYMGYPILSEQDSQTQALTVTREKRIDLEKGQTQRNVFLCKVLGARGAGKSAFLQAFLGRSLAAQRENPGVPSLYAINTVHVSGQEKYLILYEVSADTKFMKPSDAACDVACFIYDPSDPRSFSYCASIYKQHYMDSQIPCVFVASKTDLPEASQQPALSPTEFCYKHCLPPPFLFSCHSQGLPSTTVYTKLATAATFPHLNAVELGAASFWLRVALGTAVTALVGFTLYRVLAKNN; from the exons ATGGCTCTGGTGGGCGAGGAGTTCCCAGAAGAG GTGCCCCCTCGCGCGGAGGAGATCACAATCCCGGCTGATGTCACCCCCGAGAAGGTTCCCACACACATAGTGGACTACTCAG AGTCAGAGCAGACGGAGgatgagctgcaggaggagatcGCTAAG ATTCGCACAAAGTGGATCCCCATGGTGAACGGGGGAGTTGAAAAGGGCTCCAG gATCCCCATTATTTTGGTGGGAAACAAGTCTGATCTGCAGGTGGGGAGCTCCATGGATGTCATCTTGCCCATCATGAACCAGTTCTCGGAGATTGAGACCTGCGTAGAG TGCTCTGCCAAGAACCTCAAGAACATCTCTGAGCTCTTCTACTAtgcccagaaagctgtgctgcacCCCACCGCCCCCCTCTATGACCCAGAGGAGAAGCAG CTGAAACCTGCATGTGCGCAAGCGCTGACACGGATTTTCAACCTCTCGGACCAAGATAACAACCAAATCCTTAGTGATGATGAACTCAACTACTTCCAG AAATCCTGTTTTGGAAACCCGCTGGCTCCCCAGGCCCTGGAGGACGTGAAGATGGTTGTGTGGAAGAACACCACAGATGGGGTGCAGGACAACGGCCTGACGTTGAACG GCTTCCTCTTCCTCAACACGCTCTTCATCCAGAGGGGCCGGCATGAAACCACCTGGACGATCCTTCGCCGTTTTGGGTACGACGACGAGTTGGAGCTGACGGATGACTATCTCTACCCACA GTTCCGCCTGCCCCCTGGCTGCTCCACGGAGCTCAACCACCTGGGTTACCAGTTCCTGCAGCGGCTGTTTGAGAAGCACGACAAG GACCAAGATGGAGCCCTCTcgcctgcagagctgcagaactTCTTCAGTGTCTTCCCCTGCATGCCCTGGGGCCCCGAGCTCTACAACACGGTATGCACCACTGATAAAGGCCTGCTTTCCCTGCATGGATTCCTCTGCCAGTGGAC GCTCGTGGCTTACCTGGATGTGCGGCACTGCCTGGAGTGCCTGGGCTACATGGGCTACCCCATCCTCTCGGAGCAGGACTCTCAGACGCAAGCCCTCACGG TGACCCGGGAGAAGAGGATCGACCTGGAGAAAGGCCAGACCCAGAGAAATGTCTTCCTCTGCAAGGTGCTGGGAGCCAGGGGCGCAGGCAAGTCTGCCTTCCTGCAGGCCTTCCTCGGCAGGAGCCTGGCG GCCCAGAGGGAGAACCCAGGAGTGCCATCCCTTTACGCGATCAACACGGTGCACGTCAGTGGCCAGGAGAAGTACCTTATA ctgtATGAGGTCAGCGCCGACACAAAGTTCATGAAGCCATCAGACGCAGCCTGTGATGTTGCCTGCTTCATCTATGACCCGAGCGACCCCAGGTCCTTCAGCTACTGTGCCAGTATTTATAAG CAACACTACATGGACAGCCAGATCCCCTGCGTCTTCGTGGCCTCCAAGACAGACCTGCCAGAAGCCAGTCAGCAGCCTGCGCTCTCCCCCACCGAGTTTTGCTACAAGCACTGCCTCCCACCacccttcctcttctcctgccaCAGCCAGGGGCTGCCCAGCACTACTGTCTACACCAAACTGGCCACTGCCGCCACCTTCCC CCACTTGAATGCTGTGGAGCTGGGAGCCGCATCCTTCTGGCTCCgggtggctctggggacagcagtgaCTGCTCTGGTAGGGTTCACGCTGTACCGCGTGCTAGCCAAGAACAACTGA
- the LOC102094726 gene encoding mitochondrial Rho GTPase 2 isoform X3 — protein MKRDVRILLLGEAQVGKTSLIMALVGEEFPEEVPPRAEEITIPADVTPEKVPTHIVDYSESEQTEDELQEEIAKIRTKWIPMVNGGVEKGSRIPIILVGNKSDLQVGSSMDVILPIMNQFSEIETCVECSAKNLKNISELFYYAQKAVLHPTAPLYDPEEKQLKPACAQALTRIFNLSDQDNNQILSDDELNYFQKSCFGNPLAPQALEDVKMVVWKNTTDGVQDNGLTLNGFLFLNTLFIQRGRHETTWTILRRFGYDDELELTDDYLYPQFRLPPGCSTELNHLGYQFLQRLFEKHDKDQDGALSPAELQNFFSVFPCMPWGPELYNTVCTTDKGLLSLHGFLCQWTLVAYLDVRHCLECLGYMGYPILSEQDSQTQALTVTREKRIDLEKGQTQRNVFLCKVLGARGAGKSAFLQAFLGRSLAAQRENPGVPSLYAINTVHVSGQEKYLILYEVSADTKFMKPSDAACDVACFIYDPSDPRSFSYCASIYKQHYMDSQIPCVFVASKTDLPEASQQPALSPTEFCYKHCLPPPFLFSCHSQGLPSTTVYTKLATAATFPHLNAVELGAASFWLRVALGTAVTALVGFTLYRVLAKNN, from the exons ATGAAGCGGGACGTGCGgatcctgctgctgggggagg CCCAGGTGGGGAAGACATCGCTGATCATGGCTCTGGTGGGCGAGGAGTTCCCAGAAGAG GTGCCCCCTCGCGCGGAGGAGATCACAATCCCGGCTGATGTCACCCCCGAGAAGGTTCCCACACACATAGTGGACTACTCAG AGTCAGAGCAGACGGAGgatgagctgcaggaggagatcGCTAAG ATTCGCACAAAGTGGATCCCCATGGTGAACGGGGGAGTTGAAAAGGGCTCCAG gATCCCCATTATTTTGGTGGGAAACAAGTCTGATCTGCAGGTGGGGAGCTCCATGGATGTCATCTTGCCCATCATGAACCAGTTCTCGGAGATTGAGACCTGCGTAGAG TGCTCTGCCAAGAACCTCAAGAACATCTCTGAGCTCTTCTACTAtgcccagaaagctgtgctgcacCCCACCGCCCCCCTCTATGACCCAGAGGAGAAGCAG CTGAAACCTGCATGTGCGCAAGCGCTGACACGGATTTTCAACCTCTCGGACCAAGATAACAACCAAATCCTTAGTGATGATGAACTCAACTACTTCCAG AAATCCTGTTTTGGAAACCCGCTGGCTCCCCAGGCCCTGGAGGACGTGAAGATGGTTGTGTGGAAGAACACCACAGATGGGGTGCAGGACAACGGCCTGACGTTGAACG GCTTCCTCTTCCTCAACACGCTCTTCATCCAGAGGGGCCGGCATGAAACCACCTGGACGATCCTTCGCCGTTTTGGGTACGACGACGAGTTGGAGCTGACGGATGACTATCTCTACCCACA GTTCCGCCTGCCCCCTGGCTGCTCCACGGAGCTCAACCACCTGGGTTACCAGTTCCTGCAGCGGCTGTTTGAGAAGCACGACAAG GACCAAGATGGAGCCCTCTcgcctgcagagctgcagaactTCTTCAGTGTCTTCCCCTGCATGCCCTGGGGCCCCGAGCTCTACAACACGGTATGCACCACTGATAAAGGCCTGCTTTCCCTGCATGGATTCCTCTGCCAGTGGAC GCTCGTGGCTTACCTGGATGTGCGGCACTGCCTGGAGTGCCTGGGCTACATGGGCTACCCCATCCTCTCGGAGCAGGACTCTCAGACGCAAGCCCTCACGG TGACCCGGGAGAAGAGGATCGACCTGGAGAAAGGCCAGACCCAGAGAAATGTCTTCCTCTGCAAGGTGCTGGGAGCCAGGGGCGCAGGCAAGTCTGCCTTCCTGCAGGCCTTCCTCGGCAGGAGCCTGGCG GCCCAGAGGGAGAACCCAGGAGTGCCATCCCTTTACGCGATCAACACGGTGCACGTCAGTGGCCAGGAGAAGTACCTTATA ctgtATGAGGTCAGCGCCGACACAAAGTTCATGAAGCCATCAGACGCAGCCTGTGATGTTGCCTGCTTCATCTATGACCCGAGCGACCCCAGGTCCTTCAGCTACTGTGCCAGTATTTATAAG CAACACTACATGGACAGCCAGATCCCCTGCGTCTTCGTGGCCTCCAAGACAGACCTGCCAGAAGCCAGTCAGCAGCCTGCGCTCTCCCCCACCGAGTTTTGCTACAAGCACTGCCTCCCACCacccttcctcttctcctgccaCAGCCAGGGGCTGCCCAGCACTACTGTCTACACCAAACTGGCCACTGCCGCCACCTTCCC CCACTTGAATGCTGTGGAGCTGGGAGCCGCATCCTTCTGGCTCCgggtggctctggggacagcagtgaCTGCTCTGGTAGGGTTCACGCTGTACCGCGTGCTAGCCAAGAACAACTGA
- the LOC102094726 gene encoding mitochondrial Rho GTPase 2 isoform X7: protein MDVILPIMNQFSEIETCVECSAKNLKNISELFYYAQKAVLHPTAPLYDPEEKQLKPACAQALTRIFNLSDQDNNQILSDDELNYFQKSCFGNPLAPQALEDVKMVVWKNTTDGVQDNGLTLNGFLFLNTLFIQRGRHETTWTILRRFGYDDELELTDDYLYPQFRLPPGCSTELNHLGYQFLQRLFEKHDKDQDGALSPAELQNFFSVFPCMPWGPELYNTVCTTDKGLLSLHGFLCQWTLVAYLDVRHCLECLGYMGYPILSEQDSQTQALTVTREKRIDLEKGQTQRNVFLCKVLGARGAGKSAFLQAFLGRSLAAQRENPGVPSLYAINTVHVSGQEKYLILYEVSADTKFMKPSDAACDVACFIYDPSDPRSFSYCASIYKQHYMDSQIPCVFVASKTDLPEASQQPALSPTEFCYKHCLPPPFLFSCHSQGLPSTTVYTKLATAATFPHLNAVELGAASFWLRVALGTAVTALVGFTLYRVLAKNN from the exons ATGGATGTCATCTTGCCCATCATGAACCAGTTCTCGGAGATTGAGACCTGCGTAGAG TGCTCTGCCAAGAACCTCAAGAACATCTCTGAGCTCTTCTACTAtgcccagaaagctgtgctgcacCCCACCGCCCCCCTCTATGACCCAGAGGAGAAGCAG CTGAAACCTGCATGTGCGCAAGCGCTGACACGGATTTTCAACCTCTCGGACCAAGATAACAACCAAATCCTTAGTGATGATGAACTCAACTACTTCCAG AAATCCTGTTTTGGAAACCCGCTGGCTCCCCAGGCCCTGGAGGACGTGAAGATGGTTGTGTGGAAGAACACCACAGATGGGGTGCAGGACAACGGCCTGACGTTGAACG GCTTCCTCTTCCTCAACACGCTCTTCATCCAGAGGGGCCGGCATGAAACCACCTGGACGATCCTTCGCCGTTTTGGGTACGACGACGAGTTGGAGCTGACGGATGACTATCTCTACCCACA GTTCCGCCTGCCCCCTGGCTGCTCCACGGAGCTCAACCACCTGGGTTACCAGTTCCTGCAGCGGCTGTTTGAGAAGCACGACAAG GACCAAGATGGAGCCCTCTcgcctgcagagctgcagaactTCTTCAGTGTCTTCCCCTGCATGCCCTGGGGCCCCGAGCTCTACAACACGGTATGCACCACTGATAAAGGCCTGCTTTCCCTGCATGGATTCCTCTGCCAGTGGAC GCTCGTGGCTTACCTGGATGTGCGGCACTGCCTGGAGTGCCTGGGCTACATGGGCTACCCCATCCTCTCGGAGCAGGACTCTCAGACGCAAGCCCTCACGG TGACCCGGGAGAAGAGGATCGACCTGGAGAAAGGCCAGACCCAGAGAAATGTCTTCCTCTGCAAGGTGCTGGGAGCCAGGGGCGCAGGCAAGTCTGCCTTCCTGCAGGCCTTCCTCGGCAGGAGCCTGGCG GCCCAGAGGGAGAACCCAGGAGTGCCATCCCTTTACGCGATCAACACGGTGCACGTCAGTGGCCAGGAGAAGTACCTTATA ctgtATGAGGTCAGCGCCGACACAAAGTTCATGAAGCCATCAGACGCAGCCTGTGATGTTGCCTGCTTCATCTATGACCCGAGCGACCCCAGGTCCTTCAGCTACTGTGCCAGTATTTATAAG CAACACTACATGGACAGCCAGATCCCCTGCGTCTTCGTGGCCTCCAAGACAGACCTGCCAGAAGCCAGTCAGCAGCCTGCGCTCTCCCCCACCGAGTTTTGCTACAAGCACTGCCTCCCACCacccttcctcttctcctgccaCAGCCAGGGGCTGCCCAGCACTACTGTCTACACCAAACTGGCCACTGCCGCCACCTTCCC CCACTTGAATGCTGTGGAGCTGGGAGCCGCATCCTTCTGGCTCCgggtggctctggggacagcagtgaCTGCTCTGGTAGGGTTCACGCTGTACCGCGTGCTAGCCAAGAACAACTGA
- the LOC102094726 gene encoding mitochondrial Rho GTPase 2 isoform X4, which produces MALVGEEFPEEVPPRAEEITIPADVTPEKVPTHIVDYSESEQTEDELQEEIAKANVVCVVYDVTKEATIEKIRTKWIPMVNGGVEKGSRIPIILVGNKSDLQVGSSMDVILPIMNQFSEIETCVECSAKNLKNISELFYYAQKAVLHPTAPLYDPEEKQLKPACAQALTRIFNLSDQDNNQILSDDELNYFQKSCFGNPLAPQALEDVKMVVWKNTTDGVQDNGLTLNGFLFLNTLFIQRGRHETTWTILRRFGYDDELELTDDYLYPQFRLPPGCSTELNHLGYQFLQRLFEKHDKDQDGALSPAELQNFFSVFPCMPWGPELYNTVCTTDKGLLSLHGFLCQWTLVAYLDVRHCLECLGYMGYPILSEQDSQTQALTVTREKRIDLEKGQTQRNVFLCKVLGARGAGKSAFLQAFLGRSLAAQRENPGVPSLYAINTVHVSGQEKYLILYEVSADTKFMKPSDAACDVACFIYDPSDPRSFSYCASIYKQHYMDSQIPCVFVASKTDLPEASQQPALSPTEFCYKHCLPPPFLFSCHSQGLPSTTVYTKLATAATFPHLNAVELGAASFWLRVALGTAVTALVGFTLYRVLAKNN; this is translated from the exons ATGGCTCTGGTGGGCGAGGAGTTCCCAGAAGAG GTGCCCCCTCGCGCGGAGGAGATCACAATCCCGGCTGATGTCACCCCCGAGAAGGTTCCCACACACATAGTGGACTACTCAG AGTCAGAGCAGACGGAGgatgagctgcaggaggagatcGCTAAG GCCAACGTGGTCTGTGTGGTGTATGATGTCACCAAGGAGGCCACCATCGAGAAG ATTCGCACAAAGTGGATCCCCATGGTGAACGGGGGAGTTGAAAAGGGCTCCAG gATCCCCATTATTTTGGTGGGAAACAAGTCTGATCTGCAGGTGGGGAGCTCCATGGATGTCATCTTGCCCATCATGAACCAGTTCTCGGAGATTGAGACCTGCGTAGAG TGCTCTGCCAAGAACCTCAAGAACATCTCTGAGCTCTTCTACTAtgcccagaaagctgtgctgcacCCCACCGCCCCCCTCTATGACCCAGAGGAGAAGCAG CTGAAACCTGCATGTGCGCAAGCGCTGACACGGATTTTCAACCTCTCGGACCAAGATAACAACCAAATCCTTAGTGATGATGAACTCAACTACTTCCAG AAATCCTGTTTTGGAAACCCGCTGGCTCCCCAGGCCCTGGAGGACGTGAAGATGGTTGTGTGGAAGAACACCACAGATGGGGTGCAGGACAACGGCCTGACGTTGAACG GCTTCCTCTTCCTCAACACGCTCTTCATCCAGAGGGGCCGGCATGAAACCACCTGGACGATCCTTCGCCGTTTTGGGTACGACGACGAGTTGGAGCTGACGGATGACTATCTCTACCCACA GTTCCGCCTGCCCCCTGGCTGCTCCACGGAGCTCAACCACCTGGGTTACCAGTTCCTGCAGCGGCTGTTTGAGAAGCACGACAAG GACCAAGATGGAGCCCTCTcgcctgcagagctgcagaactTCTTCAGTGTCTTCCCCTGCATGCCCTGGGGCCCCGAGCTCTACAACACGGTATGCACCACTGATAAAGGCCTGCTTTCCCTGCATGGATTCCTCTGCCAGTGGAC GCTCGTGGCTTACCTGGATGTGCGGCACTGCCTGGAGTGCCTGGGCTACATGGGCTACCCCATCCTCTCGGAGCAGGACTCTCAGACGCAAGCCCTCACGG TGACCCGGGAGAAGAGGATCGACCTGGAGAAAGGCCAGACCCAGAGAAATGTCTTCCTCTGCAAGGTGCTGGGAGCCAGGGGCGCAGGCAAGTCTGCCTTCCTGCAGGCCTTCCTCGGCAGGAGCCTGGCG GCCCAGAGGGAGAACCCAGGAGTGCCATCCCTTTACGCGATCAACACGGTGCACGTCAGTGGCCAGGAGAAGTACCTTATA ctgtATGAGGTCAGCGCCGACACAAAGTTCATGAAGCCATCAGACGCAGCCTGTGATGTTGCCTGCTTCATCTATGACCCGAGCGACCCCAGGTCCTTCAGCTACTGTGCCAGTATTTATAAG CAACACTACATGGACAGCCAGATCCCCTGCGTCTTCGTGGCCTCCAAGACAGACCTGCCAGAAGCCAGTCAGCAGCCTGCGCTCTCCCCCACCGAGTTTTGCTACAAGCACTGCCTCCCACCacccttcctcttctcctgccaCAGCCAGGGGCTGCCCAGCACTACTGTCTACACCAAACTGGCCACTGCCGCCACCTTCCC CCACTTGAATGCTGTGGAGCTGGGAGCCGCATCCTTCTGGCTCCgggtggctctggggacagcagtgaCTGCTCTGGTAGGGTTCACGCTGTACCGCGTGCTAGCCAAGAACAACTGA